A single genomic interval of Lepisosteus oculatus isolate fLepOcu1 chromosome 12, fLepOcu1.hap2, whole genome shotgun sequence harbors:
- the lrrfip1a gene encoding nestin isoform X6, whose protein sequence is MGTQGTGRKRIPNRERLTAEDDALNQIAREAEARLAAKRAARAEAREIRMKELERQQKEIYQVQKKYYGLDNKWGDIEQWMEDNERYSRRTRRNTSISDDDERMSVGSRGSLRSDLDSVTADGGAGSRKKSKKKKHSKAINGFDEGYHGSTQSRKSSRSSRHSDESRISKSSRHDLQLGNYCSSDLYSNSSLSSSKLQSTQNGARGSVYEDSVCSAARRFNGSNSRAPSEYSGFLGSNSRASSRASSARASPVSQEDCSSVAGFLRSAASSSSVLRDLDDVTIPDLPDVEERSDRDFLEKGSRTASTLSAATLASLGGSSSRRGSGDTSISADTEASIREIKDIHELKDQVQDVELRYIQGLKEVKDSLAEVEEKYRKAMVSNAQMDNEKSNLMYQVDTLKDSLMELEEQLSETRRAYEEKTKEYERERHAHSVLQFQFNEMKETLRQSEELLTEVRQLRLKQDGYVREVSDLQETLEWKDKKIGALERQKEYSDAIRNERDELRDEVVLLKDVLKRHGIVLGQSAATNGEAGEGGPDRPANVDSSPVSAQDPSQTLHSSGDGLLGKAKEVQMESKDVKDVGNKQILEKDENNSVGQHRQQEGAESQEGLGGEKTQEIQGGSELSSPAPCEDSLNNIEEQRLLASIPSQENPEKAWSDSSMASDSVTQVTDTDKGDTHQDGIQKPIQESKLGGDVVCGSTENTSMVDEGEQKREIVVETEKAGIQVVITGPEEEMVREGDEGPENGGNNSEKPEQTSGGFGVTVDENKYQSSDTGSEAIDSASSGVEIQDTNTIEGRIENKTFVERETELKAASEISVESAEVDLVEKHTESKCMDSKRDNILDSGIEGTTDKDVMDGSGQIEKVISVDECATPESTGAVSEEINWSISKCQEEIQGQEARFLKSEAGNTESARDSTLLSLESEVNSVKGEINEELSESLVARLPEGESCDNTLSDKEHDVAITLSEQLHREQYSEVVLRETESEGEERVVSGDSVTPVLPNTQSDPESKGTREEASLDGPTEPPVLECADDPGRDTTDESAIESEGKENEVAQGAEPEMDSKPDENDLDNRIQEEGAEVVKEHDLKTEDSGLGTEDVREKPETQEIDKKTESQSPTEAQDSGCRDLEENEHPQPTGPEFEEGECPQLTGPELKEDERPQLAEPELKEDERPQLAEPELKEDERPQLAEPELEEDKCPQPAEPEHEEVGGPQPTGPEHEDDGHPQPTEPELEEDECPQVTGPELKEDEHPQSIGPELKEDERLQSTGPELEEDECPQPTGPELEEDGRPQPTGPELQEDGSPQVAGPELKEDECPQPTGPEIKEDGRPQPTGSELEEDGCPQPTGPELKEDRPPHSTGPELKEDRPPHSTGPELEEDRHPQQTGPEIQEDRGAHLPGTELEKDGCPQPTGPEVEDDGHPQPTGPDVEDDGRPQPTGPDVEDDGRPQPAGPVLEEDGGPQPTALELEEDGGPQPTALELEEDGGPQPTALELEDDVRPQPAGPEVEDDVRPQPTGPEVEDDVRPQPAGPELEEDGGVQPTAPEHGKENKSVDNEEEKKMELTGGNERKNDGEEKENETEKDIAEILDVGVEFGDNVNTVDLSEEGKSTVSSCNPLVGSPITKGLEEPTGESTVLYPENCELKDKSELQMQGNSDTNVLADTSNLTSEEVSDVSETPEKVDIDTVVTDNSFDAKMDAAKEESQECLTAQGVSSVGALAECVEKVIAQVERTEVEEDEIQEKSQVKDDPVDSLNLKGEGESAERTEVQETDPKEETKTQVKEESPVMLENDLKKGKDMLETNEAQEIGKRENIELQVKHDGSVQDTVNADSEDVSSGRTMDSCVSISEAGASHPEGSNGNKEHQKQTEVQDKCATSPVKEKSETKNAGQAELSKVLCVSEKEQELTSEKEEEEEEDEKGDSFEFEDSALAEEQPREEKIEAASGALEPRTEKKDGNQDVKSVSSDKVEDLEQSKQSEAGETEAPQQESESKPGAHEESSAVKSADRVRESAEDEQDQNGSQEEGNTMEGAVKDKGQTESQAQKSGGARNQEETEGDDLGKADSAKGSKKGKGKGRDDCRMS, encoded by the exons GGCTCTGTTTACGAGGACAGTGTATGCAGCGCAGCCCGGCGGTTTAATGGCTCTAACTCTCGAGCT CCATCGGAGTACAGTGGCTTTCTGGGGTCCAACTCGCGTGCTTCTTCCAGGGCCAGTTCTGCTCGCGCCAGCCCTGTG TCTCAGGAGGACTGCAGCTCGGTGGCAGGGTTCCTGCGCAGTGCAGCTAGCAGCAGCAGTGTCCTGAGAGACCTGGATGATGTCACTATCCCTGATCTGCCCGAC GTGGAAGAGAGGTCGGACAGGGATTTCCTGGAAAAG GGATCTCGGACAGCTTCCACGTTGTCAGCTGCTACCCTTGCCTCCCTGGGAGGGTCATCTTCTCGTAGAGGGAGTGGGGATACCTCCATCTCTGCTGACACAGAAGCCTCTATTCGAGAGATTAAG GATATTCATGAGCTGAAGGATCAGGTTCAGGATGTGGAACTCAGATATATACAGGGGCTCAAAGAAGTCAAG gactctctggctgaagtggagGAGAAGTATAGGAAAGCCATGGTATCCAATGCCCAGATGGACAATGAGAAGTCTAATCTGATGTACCAGGTGGACACGCTGAAGGACTCCCTGATGGAGCTGGAGGAGCAGCTCTCAGAGACCAGGAGAGCATATGAAGAAAAAACTAAA GAATATGAAAGAGAGAGGCATGCCCACAGCGTGTTACAGTTCCAGTTTAACGAGATGAAAGAGACTCTCCGACAAAGTGAAGAATTATTAACT GAGGTCCGCCAGCTGCGACTGAAGCAGGATGGCTATGTTAGGGAGGTTTCTGACCTGCAGGAAACCCTGGAGTGGAAGGATAAAAAGATTGGG GCCTTAGAGAGGCAGAAGGAATATTCTGACGCTATCCGGAATGAGCGGGATGAGCTCAGGGATGAAGTGGTCCTACTGAAGGACGTTCTGAAG AGACACGGGATTGTTCTGGGCCAGAGCGCAGCCACTAATGGGGAGGCCGGCGAGGGTGGTCCTGACAGACCGGCCAATGTGGACTCCTCCCCAGTGTCAGCTCAGGACCCCTCTCAGACTCTGCACTCTAGTGGGGATGGACTGCTAG GCAAAGCCAAGGAGGTGCAGATGGAAAGTAAAGATGTGAAGGATGTTGGGAATAAGCAGATCTTGGAGAAGGATGAGAACAATTCTGTGGGACAGCACAGGCAACAGGAGGGGGCAGAATCACAGGAAGGGCTTGGTGGAGAAAAGACGCAAGAAATCCAGGGTGGAAGTGAACTGTCTTCACCAGCACCCTGTGAGGACTCACTAAATAACATAGAAGAACAGAGGCTTTTGGCCAGCATACCCTCTCAAGAGAACCCAGAAAAGGCATGGTCCGACTCGTCTATGGCCTCTGATAGTGTCACACAGGTCACTGATACAGACAAGGGTGACACACATCAAGATGGCATTCAGAAGCCCATTCAAGAGTCCAAGCTTGGGGGTGATGTAGTCTGTGGCAGTACAGAGAACACAAGTATGGTAGATGAAGGAGAACAAAAGAGAGAAATTGTTGTTGAAACAGAGAAAGCAGGGATACAAGTGGTTATAACAGGTCCTGAAGAAGAAATGGTTAGAGAGGGAGACGAAGGTCCTGAAAATGGTGGGAATAACAGTGAAAAACCTGAGCAAACTTCAGGTGGTTTTGGTGTAACCGTTgatgaaaataaatatcagaGTTCAGACACAGGTAGTGAAGCCATTGATTCAGCATCATCAGGTGTGGAAAttcaagacacaaacacaatcgAAGGAAGgattgaaaacaaaacttttgtaGAAAGGGAAACAGAGCTCAAAGCTGCTAGTGAGATAAGTGTGGAAAGTGCAGAGGTAGATTTGGTAGAAAAGCACACAGAGAGCAAATGCATGGATAGTAAAAGAGATAATATTTTGGATAGTGGAATAGAAGGAACAACAGATAAAGATGTAATGGATGGTTCAGGTCAAATCGAGAAAGTCATCAGTGTGGATGAATGTGCAACCCCAGAAAGTACTGGCGCTGTATCAGAAGAAATAAATTGGAGCATATCAAAGTGCCAAGAAGAAATTCAAGGTCAAGAAGCACGTTTTCTGAAATCAGAAGCTGGAAATACAGAGTCTGCTAGGGACAGTACTTTGCTTTCTTTAGAGAGTGAGGTTAACTCTGTAAAAGGTGAAATTAATGAAGAATTATCTGAAAGTCTGGTAGCTAGGTTACCAGAGGGTGAAAGTTGTGACAACACATTGAGTGACAAAGAACATGATGTAGCTATAACTTTAAGTGAACAGTTACATAGGGAACAATATTCTGAGGTAGTTTTAAGGGAAACGGAGTCAGAGGGAGAAGAGAGGGTTGTTTCAGGAGACAGTGTGACCCCAGTCCTGCCAAACACTCAGTCTGATCCTGAAAGCAAAGGGACAAGAGAAGAAGCTTCATTGGATGGACCTACTGAACCACCGGTATTGGAATGCGCTGATGATCCAGGAAGGGACACCACAGACGAATCGGCCATTGAgagtgaaggaaaagaaaatgaagtagCTCAAGGAGCAGAGCCTGAAATGGATTCAAAACCAGATGAGAATGATTTGGACAATAGAATCCAGGAGGAAGGTGCAGAAGTAGTCAAAGAACATGACTTGAAGACTGAGGATTCTGGATTAGGGACAGAAGATGTAAGAGAAAAGCCGGAAACACAAGAAATTGACAAGAAAACTGAAAGTCAATCTCCAACAGAAGCACAAGATTCAGGGTGCCGAGATCTGGAGGAAAATGAACATCCCCAGCCGACTGGACCTGAATTTGAGGAGGGTGAATGTCCCCAGCTGACTGGACCTGAACTCAAGGAAGATGAACGTCCCCAGCTGGCTGAACCTGAACTCAAGGAAGATGAACGTCCCCAGCTGGCTGAACCTGAACTCAAGGAAGATGAACGTCCCCAGCTGGCTGAACCTGAACTCGAGGAAGATAAATGTCCCCAGCCCGCTGAACCTGAACACGAGGAAGTTGGAGGTCCCCAGCCAACTGGACCTGAACACGAGGACGATGGGCATCCCCAGCCAACTGAACCTGAACTTGAGGAGGATGAATGTCCCCAGGTGACTGGACCTGAACTCAAGGAAGATGAACATCCCCAATCAATTGGACCTGAACTCAAGGAAGATGAACGTCTCCAATCAACTGGACCTGAACTTGAGGAAGACGAATGTCCCCAGCCCACTGGACCTGAACTCGAGGAAGATGGACGTCCCCAGCCCACTGGACCTGAACTTCAGGAGGATGGATCTCCCCAGGTGGCTGGACCTGAACTCAAGGAAGATGAATGTCCTCAACCAACTGGACCTGAAATCAAGGAAGACGGACGTCCCCAGCCGACTGGGTCTGAACTCGAGGAAGATGGATGTCCCCAGCCCACTGGACCTGAACTCAAGGAAGACAGACCTCCCCATTCCACTGGACCTGAACTCAAGGAAGACAGACCTCCCCATTCCACTGGACCTGAACTCGAGGAAGACAGACATCCCCAGCAGACTGGACCTGAAATCCAGGAAGACAGAGGTGCCCATCTCCCTGGTACTGAACTTGAGAAAGATGGCTGTCCCCAGCCCACTGGACCTGAAGTTGAGGATGATGGCCATCCCCAGCCCACTGGACCTGACGTTGAGGATGATGGCCGTCCCCAGCCCACTGGACCTGACGTTGAGGATGATGGCCGTCCCCAGCCCGCTGGACCTGTACTCGAGGAAGATGGAGGTCCCCAACCCACTGCACTTGAACTTGAGGAAGATGGAGGTCCCCAACCCACTGCACTTGAACTCGAGGAAGATGGAGGTCCCCAGCCCACTGCACTTGAACTTGAGGACGATGTCCGTCCCCAGCCCGCTGGACCTGAAGTCGAGGACGATGTCCGTCCCCAGCCCACTGGACCTGAAGTCGAGGACGATGTCCGTCCCCAGCCCGCTGGACCTGAACTCGAGGAAGATGGAGGTGTCCAGCCCACTGCACCTGAACAcggaaaggaaaacaaatcagTAGATAATGAAGAGGAGAAGAAAATGGAGCTTACTGGAGGAAATGAGAGAAAAAACGATggtgaggaaaaagaaaatgaaacagaaaaagatattGCAGAAATCTTAGATGTTGGTGTTGAATTTGGAGATAATGTCAATACTGTGGATTTAAGTGAAGAAGGGAAAAGTACTGTCTCAAGCTGCAACCCACTGGTAGGATCCCCAATAACTAAAGGTTTGGAAGAACCAACAGGTGAAAGCACTGTTCTATATCCTGAAAATTGTGAGTTGAAAGATAAATCTGAACTCCAGATGCAAGGTAATTCAGACACAAATGTGCTTGCTGACACTTCAAACCTGACTTCTGAAGAGGTAAGTGATGTCAGTGAAACCCCAGAAAAGGTGGACATCGACACCGTTGTTACAGACAATAGCTTTGATGCAAAGATGGATGCAGCTAAGGAAGAAAGCCAGGAGTGTTTGACTGCTCAGGGCGTTTCTTCAGTAGGAGCATTAGCAGAATGTGTGGAAAAAGTAATCGCACAAGTTGAAAGAACAGAGGTGGAAGAAGATGAAATTCAGGAAAAGTCACAAGTCAAAGATGATCCAGTAGATTCCTTGAATCTCAAAGGAGAAGGGGAGTCAGCTGAGAGAACAGAAGTACAAGAAACAGACCCTAAGGAAGAAACTAAGACTCAGGTAAAGGAGGAGTCGCCAGTGATGTTAGAAAATGAtctaaaaaaaggcaaagatATGCTTGAAACAAACGAGGCACAGGAAATTGgtaaaagagaaaatattgaGTTGCAGGTTAAACATGATGGTAGTGTTCAggatacagtaaatgctgaCTCAGAAGATGTCTCTTCTGGGAGGACGATGGATTCTTGTGTTTCTATTAGTGAAGCTGGTGCATCGCATCCAGAAGGAAGTAATGGGAACAAAGAACACCAAAAGCAGACAGAGGTCCAGGATAAATGTGCCACAAGTCCAGTGAAGGAAAAGTCTGAAACTAAGAATGCGGGGCAGGCTGAGCTCAGTAAGGTCCTCTGTGTATCTGAAAAAGAGCAAGAACTGACCAGTGagaaagaagaagaggaggaagaggatgaGAAAGGAGATTCGTTTGAGTTTGAAGACTCTGCACTTGCAGAGGAGCAACCTCGGGAAGAAAAAATAGAGGCAGCATCGGGGGCGCTGGAGCCGCGTACCGAGAAGAAAGATGGCAATCAAGATGTGAAGAGTGTCAGCTCGGATAAAGTAGAAGACCTTGAACAGTCCAAGCAATCTGAAGCTGGTGAGACAGAGGCTCCACAGCAGGAATCTGAGTCAAAACCAGGGGCACATGAGGAGAGTTCTGCTGTGAAATCTGCAGACAGGGTGAGAGAATCAGCAGAAGATGAACAGGACCAGAATGGATCACAAGAGGAGGGCAATACGATGGAGGGGGCAGTCAAAGATAAGGGGCAAACAGAAAGTCAGGCTCAAAAGAGTGGGGGTGCAAGAAATCAAGAAGAGACAGAGGGTGACGATCTTGGCAAGGCAGATTCAGCTAAAGGGAGTAAGAAGGGAAAGGGGAAAGGGAGGGATGATTGTAGGATGTCATAA